CAGTACAATAAGCTTCAAAAGTAACCACATCATTGTTATATATAATTTGTATAGTTTCAGGATATACCAGTAGCCCTCTGGTATCTTTAATAAATATCAACTCATTTAAAAATTTGACAAGCAAAAGATCCAGGTAGTTATGCTGAAGCAAAACATGACATTTCTCTACTTTTTTCAATTTTGAAGGTTCTTCAAGACACACATGCAATAATGCTTCAGCATTTAATCTAAAGATTTTTTCAACCGTTTTAGCCTTACAGTGGACTGCTATATCCGCTAACGTAATATCTTCAACAAACTCAAAATATTCGTTACTATCTTTGCTCATCCTTTTATTGAACCTATTGGAATCATACGTGCAACAGGAATACTTAAACCCGCCTTGCTAATTGCATCAATAACTTCATCAATATCTTTATATGCAGCTCCTGCTTCCTCAGCTAAACCACTGAAAGACCGTGTTCTCACTGCAATTCCGTCTCTTTCCATCTGATTGGCTAAATCTCTGCCTTTAAAACGCTTCTTGGCTTGCTGTCGTGACATTACCCTTCCACTTCCATGAACAGTACTGTAAAAAGAATCTTTTGCCAGGGGTCCACCAACAAGAAGATATGAAGCAGATTGCATGCTCCCACCAACCAGTACTGGCTGCCCTATCTCCCTGTATGGTTCCGGTATACCCTGCATGCCTCTGGTGAAAGCCCGTGTAGCACCTTTCCTGTGTACCAGTAAATTTTTATTCTTGCCATCAATATCATACTGTTCAATTTTTGCCGTATTATGGCATACGTCATATAGTAACTTTATTCCCAATTCTTCAGGCGATTTCTTAAAAACCTGGCAAAGCACATCACGAACAATATGAAATATTAATTGGCGATTAAGAAATGCAATATTAATTGCACAATTCATTGCATGAAAGTAAGCCTGCCCTTCTTTTGAATGGAATGGTGCACAAGCAAGCTCTCGGTCAGGTATGTCAATATGATATTTTTGTTTCATGACTGATATAAACTGATCCAAATAATCAGTTGCTATCTGATGACCAAAACCACGACTACCGCAATGTATCATGCATGCAATTTGATTATTGCCAGTAATGCCAAACGCTTCTGCAATATCTCTGTTCAGAATATCATCTTTACGTATAATTTGAAACTCTAAATAATGATTACCTGACCCCAATGAACCAACCTGTTCTTTGCCACGTTCCCGTGCTTTTTGTGAAACAGCTTCAGGTTTTGCATTTGGAATACATCCATTTTCTTCACAAAACGTTAAATCCTCTTTTATCCCATAGCCGTGTTCAATAGCCCACTGGCAACCCTTAACCATTGCTTCATCAAATTGTTTGTCATGTAACGAGACAATGCCTTTGCCGCCAACTCCACTTGGTATTCGTGAAAAAAGCATATCCATTATTTGGTTAAGTTTTGGCGATAGTTCCTGAAAATGTAAACTGGTAATAAATAACCGTACACCGCAATTAATATCAAACCCTATTCCACCCGGTGAGATAACACCATCCTCTATATCTATTGCTGCAACCCCTCCTATTGGGAATCCGTAACCTGAATGCCCATCAGGCATGCACAGTGCATAACTCTGAATCCCGGGAAGCATAGCAACATTTGTAAGCTGTTCAAACACAGCGCTGTCCATACTACTAAGCAATTCTTCAGAAGCATAGATACGTGCGGGTACACGCATCCCCTTTTTATAATCCCTGGGTATTTCATATAAGCAATTTCCAATTTTTTTTGCTATGCCATTTACCATAGTTCCTATTTTTATTATAACATAGTATTACTCTTTTGCTACTGGTTCCTTCTGGTTTTGTTTTTGCTTTTGTACGGGTATTGGGCTTTTAATCATTTCACATTTACCTTCAAATACTACACCATCAGCTATTATAAGCTTTGATGTTCGTATATTCCCAAATAGCTTGCCATCGCTTTGTATTTCAATTCTGTCTTTAGCTTCAATGTTTCCGTATACCGTACCTTTTATAATAACTGTATTAGCTTTTATATTAGCTTTAACAGTAGCTTTTTCACCAATAACCAAAAAATCTCCTGAAGCAATTTCACCTTCAAAGTATCCATTAATTTGTAATGATTTCTCAAATGTTAGATCACCGTAAAACTCTGTATCTTTTCCAAATACAGTTGCTATCATTCCAATTTCATATACCGGATTTTTATTAACCTGAATAACTTTTTTAGCCATTGTACATACCTTCTTCAGTTAAAATAAACATTTATAATGAAAAATTCAAATTATTACAAAAGCAAGTTTGATTTTTGAGTTTAATTATACAAGCTAAATTTATAAAATATAATTTATTTTGTTGTCATTGTGAAAACACCATCCCAATCATCCGGGGGCGGAGTGAGTTTATATTGTTTGCACCTATCTAAATATAAT
The Spirochaetota bacterium genome window above contains:
- a CDS encoding archease — encoded protein: MSKDSNEYFEFVEDITLADIAVHCKAKTVEKIFRLNAEALLHVCLEEPSKLKKVEKCHVLLQHNYLDLLLVKFLNELIFIKDTRGLLVYPETIQIIYNNDVVTFEAYCTGDYITNGYDINIDPKAVTMHKVKCEKINDNEWESFIVIDV
- a CDS encoding RtcB family protein, translating into MVNGIAKKIGNCLYEIPRDYKKGMRVPARIYASEELLSSMDSAVFEQLTNVAMLPGIQSYALCMPDGHSGYGFPIGGVAAIDIEDGVISPGGIGFDINCGVRLFITSLHFQELSPKLNQIMDMLFSRIPSGVGGKGIVSLHDKQFDEAMVKGCQWAIEHGYGIKEDLTFCEENGCIPNAKPEAVSQKARERGKEQVGSLGSGNHYLEFQIIRKDDILNRDIAEAFGITGNNQIACMIHCGSRGFGHQIATDYLDQFISVMKQKYHIDIPDRELACAPFHSKEGQAYFHAMNCAINIAFLNRQLIFHIVRDVLCQVFKKSPEELGIKLLYDVCHNTAKIEQYDIDGKNKNLLVHRKGATRAFTRGMQGIPEPYREIGQPVLVGGSMQSASYLLVGGPLAKDSFYSTVHGSGRVMSRQQAKKRFKGRDLANQMERDGIAVRTRSFSGLAEEAGAAYKDIDEVIDAISKAGLSIPVARMIPIGSIKG
- a CDS encoding polymer-forming cytoskeletal protein, with amino-acid sequence MAKKVIQVNKNPVYEIGMIATVFGKDTEFYGDLTFEKSLQINGYFEGEIASGDFLVIGEKATVKANIKANTVIIKGTVYGNIEAKDRIEIQSDGKLFGNIRTSKLIIADGVVFEGKCEMIKSPIPVQKQKQNQKEPVAKE